cctcagaacatcatttacaatcattactcacctcaaaccggctaaatctctaaattgcgatgcctttgcccctcgaatcggcctccacgcacgtcgaatctatccaaaatcagaacgaggacgtcaaaatatgctaagggaacaaagctcaagcgaaaataatcaataaagggcacaaatcccgaaattaccaaaaccctaccccccgagcccacatctcgaaaaTCAGTAATTTtcacaccaatagattccttatctccccacgagttcatacatttcaaaagttctcaaatccgaccccaaatggtcctccaaatccccaatcaaaagtccaaatttTTAAGCCCTAGCtcttcaatttttagcttaatttccatgattttctaggtggaattcacataataatcgagttttaagtccaagaatcttacttcccaacgattccccttgaatccctcttcaatccccttcaaaaatctccacTAATGATCAACTATGTAAgaaataagccccaaaatcgcggacaagatgagcTTAAAagcattctgcccaggcatttattccttcttcgcgaacgcggtcaaaccctcacgttcgcgaagcacaatcttactttgaccaatttttcctctatgcgaacgcgacatgaccatcgcgaacgtgaagtTTCCTCAACCTTACCCTTCAAAAACGCACACCCTCTCTctcgaacgcgaagcacaaacacAACCTCAGATCGGTTGACCAAAAGACCCTACGTGAACGCGACTTacatctcgcgaacgcgatgcacgagCATCCAgccccttcgcgaatgcggagcctccctcgcgaacgtgaaggctaaaCTTCCACTGACTTCCTCTGGCTCTTTGCGAaggcgagggtccactcgcgaacacgaagagtaaaaacctgcaacagctgaacctacaacttctgcaattttctaaactccaaaacgatccgattgaccactcgaaactcacccgaggccctcggggcctcaaccaaaggcaccaacatgtcctaaaaccttattcaaacttgttacaatcacaaaaacacctcaaacaacatcaaatcacccaaaacacatcggattcaagccaaacattctaaaatcttctgatttacgcttttgatcaaaaatccaaccaaaccacgtccgaatgacctgaaattttgcacacacaccaaatgacacaacggaactacggcaactctcggaattccattccgactcctatatcaaaatctcgcctaccaaccggaaatcgctaaaatatcaactttgccaattcaagcctaaatccactccaaaacccattctgatcacactactaagtcataaatcacctcccgaagctaaccgaaccatcagaactcacatccgagccctcaaacacataagtcaacatccgattgacttttccaacttaaacttccttaaaagagactaagtgtctcaaaccttgccaaaatcATTCCCGGCTCGATCCAACCAactcgataccacaaaacacggataacgaagcataaatagatagaaatagggaaaatagagaggtaactcatgagacgactggccgggtcgttacataatTTCTTataaaacagatattggggttattagtaaaagtgggagggattcttatatatattttgttaggaacgggtagaaatcatgcctataggttgctgCAGGGTTTGTTTACTTTTGTGCATTagaaacatgcctataggactcatcTAATTCCATGAATCCTGAATTTTCATCATTAGAAAATCTGCTTCTAAGTCGTTACTCAGTTTTGCATCGATAATCATGTCTTCAAACCTTCATGTGTTCATTAGCAATCATGTTTCTAGGAATTTCCTTCTTGATGTCCGCTTGGCAATTGATTGATGCTTTACTcgtctagaaaccatgcctataaggtttaaaatcaattcctgcatttagataccatgcctataaggttttaaatcagttcttgcatttagatatcatgcctataaggttttaaatcagttcctgcatttagatatcatgtctataaggtttaaaTCAGTTCTTGAATCTAGATACCGTGCCTATAAGGTTTTAAATCAGTTCCTATATTTAGATAACATGTCTAAAGGTTGTAAAATCAGTTCTgcatattagaaaccatgccaaTAAGATTGAAatcatttctgcatttagatgtcatgcctataaggttttttTAATCACCTTctgcacttagaaatcatgcctacagggTTTAAGATAAAATCAGCCACTAAAATCAGTAATCGGTTTACAATTTAGACACCTAGTTTATAAAAATCCTGTACGGTTCATTTAAGCAATTTTGTAGGTTGATTGAGTTCTGGGTTTTAAAACTGCTATTTTCCTGCTGCTTGAAACTGCCCAGATTCTggaagtaataaaatcagtaggTAAACTGATTAGGTATTTACTGCCTCGCTTTAATAAAATTGCTACATATGttgtgctcatctagatatcctgctaTAGGACTTTAAATCGTTTAAAACTATTTGTTCGAGGCGTGCAATTGTTTGTCTATTTGTTGAGGTAAATATAAGCCTTTAATTGCATCTTTATGTGATAGTCCTATCtgacttttgtttgtcgcttatttttctcctttttaaaaTACATAGGCGAGTCTAGAACTTTCTTAAAtcgaggtcctaaacacctccagggccacagGAAAGGGACGGGGAATGCACGCATAAGGCACGTACTGGATACTATTAGAGCGCATAGGTAAAaataattaaggggagggtaatcgggtagtaaaggatatgatgacatgtgcgctaatgctatgtgtagcaccccaacttggggacgattaTCAAGTATTGCACAGaattgatcctataggctaaaaaacctaggacctcTTTTACTCCTTTTTTTAAACATAATATCTATTTGAATAAAGTGCTTTGTTTGCTTATAAGACTAAATTCACCTAATTCGAGTTTGgacgggacccaccattgtggacctcgaggggtgcctaacaccttcccctcaaggttatttcgagcccttacctaatctctggtaatgcaaattggtttatgagttatttgctttaggttCCCTAACCCACCTTaaattcgttaggtggcgactcttcaaattccataccaaattcccaaaaggaaatgagttgtcccaaaGAAATGTCGAAGCGCGCGACATCATGCAGAgataaattcaacaagtttaatgtgggactggaggaataagtatatcgacTATTTGAAGAATGGAAAACTCCCATCGGACCATAAAAAATCGAGGGCCCTTCGAGCCAAGGCTGCTAGGTTTGCATTAaatgaagatggaacattgtacCGAAGAACATTCGATGGAACATTGGCGGTATGCTTGGTGCCAgaggacaccgattatgttctacgaGAAATTCATGAGGGCTCTTGTGGGAACCATTCTGGTGCTGAATCTTTGGTCCACAAAACTATCAGAGCAGGTTACTACTGGGATAACATGGAAAACAATACTAAGGAATTTGtcaaaaaatgtgataagtgccaatGATTTTCACCGATGATCCATCATCCCCGAGAACAACTCCATTCGGTCTTATCCCCGTGGCCTTTCATAAAATGGAGAATGGATATAGttggccccaggtaaagctaaatttattttatttatgactaatTATTTTCTAAGTGGGTGTGGAAGCACAGACCTTCGAGAAGGTCCGAGAAAAAGTAGTTATTGGCTTTAtttgggaccacataatatgCCGATTCGAGATACCTGCCGAGATTTTATGTGACAATGGAAAGAAATTCATCGGCAACAAGGTAACGGAGTTCCTCGAAGTACCTAAAATAAAGAGGATTTTATTGACACCGTACCACCCAACTGGAAATGGACAGgttgagtcaacaaacaaaactatcattcaaaacctgaAGAAAAGGTTAGACGATGTAAAGGGAAAATGGAAAGAAGTTttacccgaggtcctttgggcatatcagACAACATCGAAGTCTAGCACGGGGGCCACCCCATTTTCTCTAGTATATGGCTCCTTGGCCCTCATCCCTgtcgaggtcggagaacccagCGCCAGGTTTCGACATACATTAGaggagtcaaatcacgaggcCATGAATGCTAgtctcgaggggtgcctaacaccttcccctcaaagttatttcgagcccttacccaatctctagtaatgcaaactggtttatgagttatttgctttaggtgccctaacgcaccttaaatccgttaggtggcaactcttcaaattccatacccaattcccaaaaggaaatgagttgtcccaaaGAAATGTCGAAGCTCGGACTCCGCgtggaaaaagggggcgcgacagcatggcgactctgctggggatatactTAGGCTCTTACTATAACAAACTtgctttttgtgaattagtcttaagcatgctttatttTGTTGATACAACCTTTCCCGTTCTCcccttttttggaattaattgcctattttttaagcatttatgattttctTTATTACAGAAACTGGTtgtctctttattttctttcttaactgtattttaattatttaataccGCATATAtcatttttaacgtgcaaatacgtgacaacatgctatttattgttgcataaatcatgctcaacatcatattccactcgtgcgtaatcaatcctatagcaacgctttatgAGTGTTTGCACTCTTCCTATATATATCACCCATTAAATGTAggcgtatttgcagtaaaactagtcgatcagcggtgcaatcgacggttccgtgcctttccccctcaagttgtacgcttgagggtactagtctagacctctatagaaaccttactctgattaattgtacatgcatcatggtcaaacctagctgggttaatatgttgtccacataataatcctttaagataagcctcgtccaaaagtccatcgagttttccataatcccaatggacacaaccacgattgtgtgcattaattttggagaaataagtgccaatgtgctaatcattattgtataaatagatgatcttggagggggaaagggcctaaccataCTTTCTTTTGcataaaatgaggcacgaagtccccaggtttgGCATGGTCAGTAACACACCATCActattgctagattggtggagggatcttccatTAAGTGACCAAAAGTATGTGAAAAGGGTCTTAGGAAATTTGTCTTCTTTGTTGGAACTCTAGCCGAACAAAATGTTGATTGAGGCTGCCACAATATTTTGGGACAAAGAAAGAGCGTGTTCCGCTTTggaaacatagaaatgacccctctcttggaagaaatagggggatttgctGGGCTGCCTTAGGATAGCCTGGTTTATTAGTACCTAAAAATCGCACTACTAGGGGATTTCTTAAGATGATGGgtttaaagaagaatgatgacttggagtgcctgaaaaactcctacatacccttcgacttcctctatgaacgatatgGTCACAACACGTCTTACCATATTTTagatgatgaattctccatcacctcCCTGGGTTGGATTCACCGCAGGGTCTTTGTGTTCATCGTATGTTTCTTTGGTATGCTAGtgttcccgatccaaggggatagaatccacaccaggctggccatggtggccaaaactttgatggacgggatcgaggtgcatacatataccattgtccctatgatcattgcagatatgtaACGGGCCTTGGATCGCTGTCAGAAGGGGTACAGAtactttgagggttgcaatttgctgttgcaggtttggttgttagagcatctccaaagaggtcaataccgccaagagtttTCACGAAGGTCGTGGAATGGTCACATAGCTTTCCATTATCCTAAAATAATGACCTATATCCCAGACAGGTTTGCTCAACCAGAAAATGCTGTAGAATGGGTATAGTTCTTCAGCAATCTGACCGAGGATCAAGTtgaatggatgttcgagtggttcccaaccaatgagttcatcatcagatctggGGATGTTCCCCACTTGGTATTGATCGGGTTAAAGGTCATATACACTTATTCTCCcgtcagggttatgagacaggcaagcaggaagcaggttataccgcgagttgctaaaatgagtcactacaTAGCCAATTTTCAGGGTGACGCCATTCTATATAAAAATGAAGCACAACACATATGGCATTTGAAGATTATCGtagaaaaggataccatcgagccgggTCGATACCACGCCGGTCACGTATActtttacccctcatggttggatgataacatatggggaatattcgagccaagggttggtccaggaaacagggtcatagacgaaGTTGCCGGAGCACAGGTGAAATATAACAAACTGCGCAAAAGAGTTCGCGAGTCTAAAGCCGAGCATATAGAGCAACACAAGGCCCATATGGAAACTATCAATGAGTGGAAATATAGGGCTGTTAAATCCAGCAAAAAGTTGAAATATCTGGACTACAATCTGATGGAATTGGAAGATAAAATGatgaagagagtcaccgatttcCAGAACACCGAGGGAAACGAAGGAGTACATTTGGAAAGGGCATTCTTACTACTGAACTGGGGGAatgatcgacaagagcatccagcctggagaaggtccttctaggaccaagtagattaggtttacttgttttttaaatgtaataaggccaagtgccattagtgacttatattatttagtgtcgttttgggtcgtctatctttacattaatgaaatgaggcaattattggcactgaatcTCTCCAAATCTATCTGTCGCTAGGcatacctcgggcacaatgaggctcccaaattaggatgcaaatttacattcccgcaatatatgtttaaatactgcaaactttTCAGAAACCTTAcaaacttgtttaccttttgtttttctttatcttttattATTCCTATctcctaaggttggttcgcacgtactggcatcatcatcatataacACCGGATATAGAGGCCCTACACCTCCTCCTCATCCAAGTGATACGAAAAGTCgaggaaaagctaagatggatgacttgAGCGGTATACGATAAGAAAATGCTGAGAATGCGGAAACTTCAGACGATCGGAGTAATCCAGCACAGAATGACTTGGTTTTgtgattggaacaaaagatactggagttacaaggagaacttgagcaagtctgcaacttagcaaacctctccctcacttTGAACGTCCCAGATGCtaaccaacaaaatgctcaaaacccagCGCCTCCTCAAAATACACCAAACCAacgtccacaaaatcctcccgcaccccatCAATATGCAGCTCCACCTCAAAACCCCAATCCTTCACCGATACCAACTCCTACACAACAACATCATCAACCAACCTagtacccacaaaccactacctatcacactcctcatAACACACCGCAACCTATTCCTGAttctcaaaactcaaccaaagaccaccactacacccaaatccctagaactcaccaaaacaaccctatatacgtggacaccgtacctcactctactcaactaatctcctatacaccagaatcgaCTAAGAAGGACCTGCTTatcaagaacatggccgaggagctcaagaaattgataagtcgagttcagggtgttgaaggaggtaaatggatagaaggtctgaattatgaggatTTACGCATACAACCAGACGTGGAactgccggagggttacaaacctcccaagttcgaaatgttcgacggAATAGGTGAACCtaaggttcatttgagaacttactgtgacaagctcaTGGGGGTCCGAAAGGATccgaatgaagctcttcatgagaagtcttaccggaGATGCCCTATCCTGGTACATAAGCCAAAACCCTAAGAAGTGGGACAATTGGGTGAATATGGTATTAGAATTTACGAAGCGGTTCAGCTTCAATACGGAGAATGCACCAGATAtcttctatatccagaacctaaagaagaagccaactgagactttttgcgagtatgctactcggtggaggtcggaagcagccaaggtcagaccagcaCTAAAAGatgaacaaatgaacaagttctttgtcagggcacatgacccacaatattatgaaagacTAATGGTCATTcagaatcacaagttctccgatatcatcaaactcagagaaaagattgaagagggtatcaaaagcgggatggtgacaaatttcAAGGCATTGCAGGCCACGAACAAAGTAttcaggtggcatatcaaagaagaaagaagtgggGGCAGTAATAGTGGCCCAAGACCCAAAATCTccgctcacataccaaacacctccagccacataccaaacacctccacctatatACCAActttcatctcccagatattatCAACCCGCCACcgcctatcacacttataacacctagccagcctactatcattcacctccaactcgtccaaattaccagaaaccccgacctaactttgatcgcaaactacccagacaatacaccgttgttgctgaacccatcgaccagctataCAAGAGATTGAATGATGGTGGTTATGTCACCCATATTCCTGTTGTGGAAATGGAGAACTCATCTCAATggatcaacccaaacaaaacctgtgcatatcattctggtatgaaggggcacaccattgacgagtgctgaacattgaaagataagatccaaatattgattgataacaaggtcatacaggcaaaggaagcTACGCCCAACGTCTgcaacaatcctctcccagatcataggggtgatgggatacatgtgatagagacagatgaagaatgggatcctgagagGTCAATCGTGCTTATTCAGGAACTCGATGActttaaacctgcaatcacactCACTCATATTGCGGTGCAGATGCAACCGTcagtcgaggttgaggtaaccacatcggttccatttgaggttgaggtagctccacctgtagccacacctgttccatttgaggtagaagtggccacacctttcatagtgacagtagaaaccacacctcctttcaagtccaacgccataccttgggattacgttgctgAAGCCAGGcgaaagggaaaagcaaagatggaagaatctggtgccacacaaggaatgactagaactgggAGAATCTATACCCCCGAACATTTGAGAGGATCGAGCAAGGAGGCTGCTACTAAGCAACCTATCATTGAAACCGGaccagatgatctttggaggaaagtatagGTGAGGGAATACTCTGTCCTCGATCATTTAAACAAGGTCCCCGCCCAGATATCCATcttgtcactattgcaaaattcagaggcgcataagaatgccctgatgaaggtgttaaatgaatcttacgtgcccaacaatatcaccagcgtagaaatggccaacatggtagggaaagtattggagagtcataagatcaccttccacgaggatgaattaccgcctgaagggttaagTTACAACAGGGCACTGCATATCATGATACAgcttgaagacaaattcattgcctgGGTCCTAATAGACGGgagttcaagcctcaatatttgtccgttaactactctgaaaagattgggcaaagatttccacgagatacgggcaggaagtatgaacgtgaaagcctttgatgggtctcaaagggccatgattggggagattaaccttTGCCTGCAGATGGGGccgacttggttcgatgttgaattccaagtgcttgacatatcagctacatacaatcttctgttgggtcgaacttggatacatgccgctggggctgtggcttccacactacaccagaccgtgaagttcgaatggaactatcaagaggtgatcattcacggagatggaagtaaccccatttacaccagtcaaactatcccggttatcgagaatagaagaaggctaggaagggaaacttatcaccacattgaacatgtcaatGCGGTTGAGAAAGACAAAAGGTGGAGTGACAAAATAGAAAGCGTACTAGCATGGTCAGGGTACGAGCCCGGCAAAGGGCTTGGTAAGAATCTTCAGGGCATTACTAAATCGATCCAGCTAAAATGTCATGGCACAACTTTCAGGCTCGGAtatcagtatacatggcaagaatatgatgattggtcgcctccacggcgtggtccttattaccccCTCAAGCAACCATTGCCATATCTGGGTCAGACTTTTCATCAGTCCGATACCATATGGGGATCTGCAGAGGAAGAAGTTTTGGCTGGACTAaggaacttgttcctagaagacgagGATATGGGTTGCAGTGCagtaattgaggaggaggaggaggaagaaggcctcaccattcagactgtggagaagggagttgttctcaggaattggactgCCATGCCATCTCGGGCCTGCCAAGTccttgggtagcttggcatttagccTGATTTATTTTTCTTATAGCCATACTAGGTATTTCAGATGTTTtcaataattttgttttaaagatgcattttgttttaaaagaattgctcgattcatcgagccgtacttgttttggggtattttcaaaatttaatcaatgcaatgctatttattattcattattatcttttacattttctttctacaacgttattattacttttcctggtgaaccgatgactgtgacatgtaatgagacaacgcaccataaggatagtgactcagaaaaagaagatgaaatacttgaggaaattgtcagggaggttgagaactttgagaataaacctaagttcaacctggacgagaccgaagcaaTAAATTTGGGAAATGCCGAAACCGTCAAGGAAACTCGcgtaagcattcacttatcaccatcagaaaaggaagagtaaatttgtttcctaaaggaatatgaggatatctttgcatggtcatttgatgacatgaccggtctgagcacatccatagtggctcacaagttgcctaccaatccaatgtgtccgccagtaaagcagaaactcagaaagttcaaaccagatatgagcctgaaaatcaagaaagaagttACTAAACAAATCAAAGctaaagtcctcagggtagttgagtacccaacctggctagccaacattgtaccaattctgaagaaagatggaaaagttagggtgtgtgttgacgatcgagatttaaatagagcaagtcccaaggatgattttctactgccaaatatacacatccagatcgacaattgcaccaagcatgaactccaatcctttgtagattgcttcgcaggttatcaaCAGATCTGGAACGATGACGAAGACGTAGAGATAACGGccttcatcacaccatggggagtatactgctacaagatgatgatATTCGGTCTAAAAAATGTTGGGGCTACTTATATGaaagccatgacaaccatcttacatgatatgatacacaatgaaatagaggtgtatgttgacgacgtcatcatcaagtccaagagtGCCGCAGATAACATAGcgaatttgagaaagttctttgataagctaaggaggtacaatctaaaattAAACCCCGCAAAATGTATATTCAGGATTCCCGTAGGAAAGCTGCTGGATTCATTGTCAGCCACCGAGGAatcgagttagacccatccaaagttaaggctatccaagagttaccaccaccaaagagcaaaaaggacgtgatgagctacCTAGGACgccttaactacatcagccgcttcatagcacaatccacagttaTATGTGTACCCATCTTCAAAGTGTTGAGGAAAATGTTAAAACGAAttggaccgaagattgtcagaaggcttttgacaaaatcaaggaatacttgtccacaccaccagtcctagtcccgccagaacTTAGGAGACCTTTGCTACTATATCTGTccgtattagatggagctttcagatgtgttttgggacaacatgatgagacgggaagaaaggagcaagccatatactacttgagtaagaagttcacaccttatgaagcacgatactctctgttggaatgcacttgttgtgctttgacctggacaacccagaaattgaggcattacttttgtgcctacaccacatacctcatatccaggatgggccctttgaagtatatctttcagaagcccatgccaaccgAGAAGTTAGCCAATTGGCAGATACCATTAAGAGAGTtcaatatcgtctatgtaactcagaaggcggtcaaaggataagcattggcagaccatcttgctaaaaatcccgtgggaggagaatacgaacccttgaaaatgtattttcctgatgaacaagtatcattcgtaggagatgACATTGCTGAAGCttacgacggttggagaatgttcttcgatggagctacaaacttcaaaggagtgggcatcgGAGCatttttggtatcagaaataggtcaacattacCCTGTATCTGCGAAGCTTAGGTTTATATTCACCAACAACACggcagaatatgaagcttgcatcttagggctcaatttggccatctatatgaatatacaagagttgttggtaattggtgatttagatcttctggtacatcaggttcaaggagaattggctatgaagaacaccaagatactgccatacttgtatcatgtgcaggAGCTAATGAGGAGATTCACAaggatagaattcaaacatgtacccagaattcaaaatgagttcgcaGACACACTAGCCACCTTATCATCAATgctacaacatccagacaagaatttcatcgatcccatcatagtgaaaatccataaccagccggcttactgtgctcatgttgaagaagaaacggataGAAAAtcttggttccacgacatcaaagaatatttggcggGAGGAGAATATTCAGAGCAGGCAAACCATATTCAGAAATGCACTCTGCGGAGGCTacccaatcacttcttccaaagcggagggaccctgtatagaagaactcctgatctgggGCTGTTAAGGTATGTTGACGCCAAGAAAGCTTCCAGATTGCTCGAGGagatacatgccggaacttgtggacgacatatgaatggctttgttctagcaaagaaaatactcagagctggatatttttggatgaccatggaaacggatTGCATCTGGTACGTATAGAAATGTCACCAGTGCcaggtacatgcagacatgataagggtACCACCTAATGAACTCaacgcaacaagtgcaccttggccttttgctgcatggggaatggatgtcatcggtccgatcgagcccacCACTTCAAACGGGCaccggttcattttagtggccattgactacttcacaaaatgggtagaggctgcatcctacaaagctataaccaagaaagtcgccacagattttgtcaaggatcgtattgtttgccgattcggggtCCCCGAGTCCATTATAACTGATATGccaccaatctcaatagtgatctgattaaagacatgtgtgaaaccttcaaaatcaagcacaagaactctATAACATAcaagcctcaaatgaatggagatgtggaagctgccaacaaaaacatcaagaagatactaagaaagatggtagaaaaccacaaacaatggcacgagaagttacccttttccttattggggtaccgcactatgGTCCGTACATCAattggggcaactccctatttactAGTTTATGGTATCGAAGTTGTCATTCTAGCtaaggtagagattccttctttaaaaaTC
The Nicotiana sylvestris chromosome 11, ASM39365v2, whole genome shotgun sequence DNA segment above includes these coding regions:
- the LOC138881667 gene encoding uncharacterized protein, producing the protein MYFPDEQVSFVGDDIAEAYDGWRMFFDGATNFKGVGIGAFLVSEIGQHYPVQGELAMKNTKILPYLYHVQELMRRFTRIEFKHVPRIQNEFADTLATLSSMLQHPDKNFIDPIIVKIHNQPAYCAHVEEETDRKSWFHDIKEYLAGGEYSEQANHIQKCTLRRLPNHFFQSGGTLYRRTPDLGLLRYVDAKKASRLLEEIHAGTCGRHMNGFVLAKKILRAGYFWMTMETDCIWYV